One stretch of Candidatus Tumulicola sp. DNA includes these proteins:
- a CDS encoding DNA polymerase Y family protein: MKPRRIACLVILRFSVEVCLRARPALAGRPLAIAQGDLRREIVGTSRDAAGVNIGMTPKQARAACLGLVVLARDCAAELGAMREVLDALETCGPDVEGAAPGMCYFDATQLPAGETQALGRALALVAALGFTCAAAIADDKFTAKCAALVAGGGVSIVPAGGSAAFLAPLPVGLLPLAPGDGDRFDLLGLRTLGQIAALPTGPLSLRFGERARGYAKLARGGDDEPLQPRHETVVHEDRFAFDEAVDNVEPVLFALRGCIANVAARLAGRAQTCDRVEIVLNADTLIPVILAEPTSSAENIFHLARIALESREMLESIAVITVRAAPCGQAPPQLSLFDGSASSRRAALAATLARLRAALDPQDIVMLTPTPARSRLPERMQQATPIASPQDLTQLKCSAGALAPENKPWAPALRLVDPPKPMTAPEQQAWCAGPFRLSESWWERPIERDYYQMTDPAGALLLVFQDARDGNWYLQGVFD; this comes from the coding sequence ATGAAACCCCGTCGCATCGCGTGCCTGGTCATACTGCGCTTTTCCGTGGAGGTGTGCTTGCGCGCGCGCCCGGCGCTGGCCGGTAGACCGCTGGCGATCGCGCAAGGCGATTTGCGCCGCGAGATCGTCGGGACCAGCCGCGATGCCGCCGGCGTGAACATAGGCATGACGCCCAAACAAGCGCGTGCGGCATGCCTCGGTCTCGTGGTATTGGCGCGCGACTGCGCGGCGGAGCTGGGCGCGATGCGCGAGGTGCTGGATGCATTGGAGACATGTGGTCCCGACGTCGAGGGCGCAGCGCCGGGAATGTGCTATTTCGACGCGACGCAACTGCCCGCCGGCGAGACGCAGGCGCTGGGCAGGGCGCTTGCGCTTGTCGCGGCGCTGGGGTTCACATGTGCGGCGGCGATCGCCGACGACAAATTCACGGCGAAGTGCGCGGCGCTCGTGGCGGGCGGCGGGGTCAGCATCGTACCGGCGGGCGGCAGTGCCGCGTTTTTGGCGCCGCTGCCTGTGGGGCTCTTGCCGCTGGCGCCGGGCGATGGCGATCGATTCGATCTGCTCGGACTGCGCACGCTCGGGCAGATCGCGGCGCTGCCGACCGGCCCGCTGTCGCTGCGTTTCGGCGAGCGCGCGCGTGGTTATGCGAAGCTAGCGCGTGGGGGCGATGACGAACCATTACAGCCTCGCCATGAGACGGTGGTGCATGAAGATCGCTTTGCGTTCGATGAGGCGGTGGACAACGTAGAGCCGGTCCTGTTCGCGCTGCGCGGCTGCATAGCAAACGTCGCCGCGCGGCTCGCAGGCCGAGCGCAGACCTGCGATCGCGTCGAGATCGTGCTCAATGCTGATACCCTCATCCCTGTGATCTTGGCCGAACCGACGTCGTCGGCGGAGAACATCTTCCATCTAGCCCGCATCGCGCTGGAGTCGCGCGAGATGCTGGAGTCGATCGCGGTGATAACGGTCCGCGCTGCGCCTTGCGGTCAAGCGCCGCCGCAGCTCTCGCTCTTCGACGGCTCTGCGTCATCGCGCCGCGCCGCGTTGGCAGCCACGCTGGCGCGTTTACGCGCCGCGCTGGATCCGCAAGACATCGTGATGTTGACGCCGACGCCGGCGCGTTCGCGCTTGCCCGAGCGCATGCAGCAAGCGACGCCGATCGCCTCGCCACAGGATTTAACTCAACTGAAATGTAGTGCCGGGGCTTTAGCCCCGGAAAACAAGCCGTGGGCGCCGGCGCTGCGGCTCGTCGATCCTCCCAAGCCCATGACTGCGCCGGAGCAACAGGCGTGGTGCGCGGGTCCTTTCCGCTTGAGCGAAAGCTGGTGGGAACGGCCGATCGAGCGCGATTACTATCAGATGACCGACCCCGCCGGCGCGCTGCTGCTCGTCTTTCAAGACGCGCGCGACGGCAACTGGTATCTGCAAGGCGTTTTTGATTGA